One genomic segment of [Pasteurella] aerogenes includes these proteins:
- the ppiB2 gene encoding peptidyl-prolyl cis-trans isomerase B, translating into MKTAKIITALAAFGLALSAQAKDVVLHTNYGDITVALDEQNAPVSSQNFVHYAQKGFYNNTLFHRVIDGFMIQGGGFSAGMQQKTTDAPIKNEADNGLKNQRGTIAMARTSDPNSATSQFFINLKDNDFLDFKEKSAQGYGYAVFGRVTQGMDVVDKIAKVSTGSVGFYRDVPKADVIIQSVSVK; encoded by the coding sequence ATGAAAACTGCCAAAATAATCACCGCACTTGCAGCCTTTGGATTGGCGTTAAGCGCACAAGCCAAAGATGTGGTTTTACATACGAATTATGGCGATATTACCGTAGCGTTGGATGAGCAAAATGCGCCGGTTTCTAGCCAAAATTTTGTTCATTATGCACAAAAAGGTTTTTACAACAATACGCTTTTTCACCGTGTTATTGACGGATTTATGATCCAAGGTGGCGGTTTTTCAGCGGGAATGCAACAAAAAACAACTGATGCGCCAATAAAAAATGAAGCGGATAATGGCTTGAAAAATCAGCGCGGTACTATCGCCATGGCGCGTACCTCTGATCCGAATTCAGCCACATCGCAGTTTTTTATTAATTTGAAAGATAACGATTTTTTAGATTTTAAAGAAAAAAGTGCGCAAGGTTATGGTTATGCCGTCTTCGGACGCGTCACGCAAGGCATGGATGTTGTAGATAAAATTGCGAAAGTGTCAACCGGTAGCGTCGGTTTTTATCGCGATGTGCCGAAAGCGGATGTGATTATCCAATCGGTGAGCGTGAAATAA
- the ppiB1 gene encoding peptidyl-prolyl cis-trans isomerase B: protein MITLHTNFGDIKIALNHEKAPITAENFLNYCKEGFYNNTIFHRVIDGFMIQGGGMEVGMREKNTKAPIQNEAGNGLSNKRGSIAMARTSDPHSASAQFFINVADNTFLDHRKKEMFGKTVVQEWGYAVFGEVVEGMDVVDKIKGVKTGNKGFHQDVPVEDVVITSVSVE from the coding sequence ATGATCACATTACACACCAATTTTGGCGATATTAAAATTGCCTTAAATCATGAGAAAGCACCAATTACGGCGGAAAACTTTTTAAATTACTGCAAAGAGGGTTTCTATAATAACACAATTTTCCACCGTGTTATTGATGGATTTATGATTCAAGGCGGTGGAATGGAAGTGGGGATGCGTGAAAAAAATACCAAAGCGCCGATCCAAAATGAAGCGGGCAACGGGTTAAGCAACAAACGCGGTAGTATTGCCATGGCGCGTACTTCCGATCCGCACTCTGCCAGTGCACAATTTTTTATTAATGTGGCGGATAATACTTTCTTGGATCACCGTAAAAAAGAAATGTTCGGCAAAACTGTGGTACAAGAATGGGGCTATGCGGTATTTGGCGAAGTGGTTGAAGGTATGGACGTGGTCGATAAAATCAAAGGCGTGAAAACTGGCAATAAAGGGTTCCATCAAGATGTGCCGGTGGAAGATGTGGTGATTACTTCTGTGAGCGTAGAATAA
- the cysS gene encoding cysteinyl-tRNA synthetase → MLKIFNTLTREKEIFKPIQQNKVGMYVCGVTVYDLCHIGHGRTFVCFDVIARYLRYLGYELTYVRNITDVDDKIIKRALENKETCEQLVDRMVVEMYRDFDALNILRPDFEPRATHHIPEIIDIVEKLIQKGHAYVAQNGDVMFDVESFSQYGRLSRQDLSQLQAGARVEISEIKKNPMDFVLWKMSKANEPSWASPWGAGRPGWHIECSAMNCKQLGEHFDIHGGGSDLMFPHHENEIAQSCCAHEGEYVNYWIHSGMIMVDKEKMSKSLGNFFTIRDVLSHYDAESVRYFLLTAHYRSQLNYSEENLNLAHGALERLYTALRGTDKSAVAFGGENFVAEFSDAMNDDFNTPNAISVLFEMAREVNKLKAEDMVKANALAARLRELANILGLLEQDPEDFLQAGSNDDDVAKIEALIQQRNAARAAKDWASADAARNALTAMGIVLEDGANGTTWRKA, encoded by the coding sequence ATGCTAAAAATATTTAATACATTAACCAGAGAAAAAGAAATTTTTAAACCGATTCAGCAAAATAAAGTCGGAATGTATGTGTGCGGCGTGACCGTTTATGATCTTTGCCATATCGGGCATGGCAGAACCTTTGTCTGTTTCGACGTGATCGCACGCTACTTACGTTATTTGGGTTATGAATTAACCTATGTACGCAATATTACCGACGTGGACGATAAAATCATCAAGCGCGCCTTGGAAAATAAAGAGACTTGCGAACAATTAGTCGATCGCATGGTAGTGGAAATGTATCGCGATTTTGACGCTTTAAATATTTTACGTCCGGATTTTGAACCGCGCGCGACCCATCATATTCCAGAAATCATTGATATTGTTGAAAAATTAATTCAAAAAGGTCATGCCTACGTCGCGCAAAACGGGGATGTGATGTTTGATGTGGAAAGTTTCAGTCAATATGGTCGCCTTTCGCGTCAAGATTTAAGTCAATTACAGGCCGGCGCTCGCGTGGAAATTTCAGAAATTAAGAAAAATCCGATGGATTTTGTGTTGTGGAAAATGTCCAAAGCCAATGAACCGAGCTGGGCTTCGCCTTGGGGAGCGGGGCGTCCCGGTTGGCATATCGAATGTTCGGCGATGAACTGCAAGCAACTTGGCGAACATTTCGATATTCACGGTGGCGGTTCGGATTTGATGTTCCCGCATCATGAAAATGAAATTGCGCAATCTTGCTGCGCCCATGAAGGTGAATATGTGAACTATTGGATCCATTCCGGCATGATCATGGTGGATAAAGAAAAAATGTCAAAATCCCTTGGCAATTTCTTCACCATTCGTGATGTGTTGTCCCATTATGATGCGGAAAGTGTGCGCTATTTCTTATTAACCGCTCATTATCGTAGCCAACTAAATTACAGCGAAGAAAACTTGAATCTGGCGCATGGAGCGCTGGAGCGTTTATATACCGCCTTACGTGGTACGGATAAAAGTGCGGTCGCTTTTGGCGGAGAAAATTTTGTCGCCGAATTTAGCGATGCTATGAATGATGATTTTAATACGCCAAATGCGATTTCTGTGCTGTTTGAAATGGCGCGCGAAGTCAATAAATTAAAAGCGGAAGATATGGTGAAAGCGAACGCACTAGCGGCAAGATTACGCGAATTAGCCAATATTTTAGGCTTGTTGGAGCAAGATCCGGAAGATTTTTTACAAGCAGGATCCAATGATGACGACGTGGCAAAAATCGAAGCCTTAATTCAACAACGCAATGCTGCGCGCGCCGCGAAAGATTGGGCAAGCGCAGATGCCGCGCGCAATGCCTTGACTGCCATGGGAATTGTGTTGGAAGATGGCGCCAACGGAACGACTTGGCGTAAAGCGTAA